The following are encoded together in the Chanodichthys erythropterus isolate Z2021 chromosome 16, ASM2448905v1, whole genome shotgun sequence genome:
- the tcf3a gene encoding transcription factor 3a isoform X2 — MATVGTDMELNDLLDFSIMFPHQVPNGKNRGPPLPSSQFGLDERSGSGAWGPGEANSPSFGARLYGDGHHYPEHDGMYNLEIDGKSERGYPVTQPQLLPGDISIPGSDGLSPPGMKVSSQFYSPHRRRPADSNIDPLPKKIRKVPHGLPTSISSAYPGSTGEDYNQDSTGYPGSKAGNLYPGFFNMQDGLPDHWGQSGYPPVMSNSPHIGQPAPFSSINPQKRQPLPLSPQNYPLHGSEVNIPSSFHSSSAGYGVPNHTPPINGSDSIMVNRGGNAGSSGAEIGKALASIYPSDNNGNSFSSTPSTPVGSPSNVAASASQWPKGSSQPAPSPGFETGLQAPSKMDDRLGEALHVLRSHAVGTDMHSLLSAAVSGHPAGAAALGSLSQAFGLVSRLPGLMSNLSDDAAGLPQSSALLQGHHGSHQAPPTSQSDAFTSLSLPRSSHSSSSDIKREDKEDDENLSIADKSDDEKKDGKSCTRSSSVSEECLTVEEKEQRERERRMANNARERVRVRDINEAFRELGRMCQLHLKSDKAQTKLIILQQAVQVILGLERQVRERNLNPKAACLKRREEEKVTGDPQMLSGLGGDGHGHM; from the exons ATGGCCACGGTGGGAACCGACATGGAGCTAAACGACTTGTTGGATTTCAGTATT ATGTTCCCTCATCAGGTGCCAAACGGGAAGAACAGAGGCCCACCTTTACCCAGCAGTCAGTTCG gTTTAGATGAAAGAAGTGGCTCCGGCGCTTGGGGTCCAGGAGAAGCGAACAGTCCCTCGTTCGGCGCACGG CTGTATGGAGACGGGCATCACTACCCTGAGCATGACGGCATGTACAACTTGGAGATTGACG GGAAATCTGAAAGGGGCTACCCTGTTACACAG CCGCAGCTCTTGCCAGGTGATATTAGCATCCCAGGGTCCGATGGACTTTCCCCTCCGGGCATGAAAGTCTCCTCTCAGTTCTACAGCCCTCACCGCCGGAGGCCAGCCGACTCCAACATAG ATCCGCTGCCCAAAAAGATCCGGAAGGTTCCTCATGGACTGCCGACGTCCATTTCTTCG GCTTATCCAGGCTCCACCGGTGAGGACTATAACCAGGACAGCACCGGATACCCCGGATCTAAAGCTGGAAACCTTTATCCAGGCTTTTTTAACATGCAAG ATGGACTTCCGGATCATTGGGGTCAGTCTGGATATCCTCCTGTTATGAGTAACTCGCCTCACATCGGTCAGCCGGCCCCGTTCTCCTCCATAAACCCACAG AAGCGCCAGCCGTTGCCCCTGTCGCCGCAGAACTACCCTCTGCACGGGAGCGAGGTCAACATACCCTCCAGCTTCCATTCCTCTTCTGCTGGATACGGCGTTCCCAACCACACGCCGCCCATAAATGGAAGcgacagcatcatgg TAAACCGAGGTGGAAATGCAGGGAGCTCCGGCGCTGAGATCGGAAAAGCTCTTGCTTCG atATATCCCTCTgacaataacggcaacagctTCTCCTCGACCCCTTCCACCCCTGTGGGCTCTCCTTCAAATGTTGCGG CCTCTGCATCTCAGTGGCCCAAAGGTTCTTCTCAGCCTGCTCCATCGCCTGGATTTGAGACAGGACTGCAGGCACCG AGTAAGATGGATGACCGTCTAGGCGAAGCGCTTCATGTGTTGAGGAGCCATGCGGTAGGCACAGACATGCACAGTTTACTGAGCGCAGCCGTCTCTGGGCATCCAGCTGGTGCAGCGGCCCTGGGCTCCCTCAGTCAGGCCTTCGGGCTCGTCAGCCGTCTGCCCGGCCTG ATGTCAAATCTCAGTGATGATGCAGCAGGTTTACCACAGTCCAGCGCTCTCCTGCAGGGACACCACGGCTCCCATCAGGCTCCGCCCACTTCACAGTCCGACGCCTTTACCA GTCTGTCTCTGCCTCGCTCCTCTCACTCCTCCAGCTCGGATATAAAGCGGGAAGATAAGGAAGATGATGAGAACCTGTCTATTGCGGATAAATCAGACGATGAGAAGAAAGACGGAAAAAGCTGTACGCGATCGAG CAGCGTGTCGGAGGAGTGTCTCACGGTGGAGGAGAAGGAGCAGCGCGAGCGCGAGCGACGCATGGCCAATAACGCTCGGGAGCGGGTGCGCGTGCGGGACATTAACGAAGCCTTCAGGGAGCTCGGCCGCATGTGTCAGCTGCACCTGAAGAGCGACAAGGCTCAGACTAAACTCATCATCCTGCAGCAGGCCGTGCAGGTGATCCTGGGCCTGGAGAGACAGGTGCGAG
- the tcf3a gene encoding transcription factor 3a isoform X1: protein MATVGTDMELNDLLDFSIMFPHQVPNGKNRGPPLPSSQFGLDERSGSGAWGPGEANSPSFGARLYGDGHHYPEHDGMYNLEIDGKSERGYPVTQPQLLPGDISIPGSDGLSPPGMKVSSQFYSPHRRRPADSNIDPLPKKIRKVPHGLPTSISSAYPGSTGEDYNQDSTGYPGSKAGNLYPGFFNMQDGLPDHWGQSGYPPVMSNSPHIGQPAPFSSINPQKRQPLPLSPQNYPLHGSEVNIPSSFHSSSAGYGVPNHTPPINGSDSIMVNRGGNAGSSGAEIGKALASIYPSDNNGNSFSSTPSTPVGSPSNVAASASQWPKGSSQPAPSPGFETGLQAPSKMDDRLGEALHVLRSHAVGTDMHSLLSAAVSGHPAGAAALGSLSQAFGLVSRLPGLMSNLSDDAAGLPQSSALLQGHHGSHQAPPTSQSDAFTSLSLPRSSHSSSSDIKREDKEDDENLSIADKSDDEKKDGKSCTRSSQDDEDDEDLPVEVKAEREKERRVANNARERLRVRDINEAFKELGRMCQLHLSNEKPQTKLLILHQAVNVILNLEQQVRERNLNPKAACLKRREEEKVTGDPQMLSGLGGDGHGHM, encoded by the exons ATGGCCACGGTGGGAACCGACATGGAGCTAAACGACTTGTTGGATTTCAGTATT ATGTTCCCTCATCAGGTGCCAAACGGGAAGAACAGAGGCCCACCTTTACCCAGCAGTCAGTTCG gTTTAGATGAAAGAAGTGGCTCCGGCGCTTGGGGTCCAGGAGAAGCGAACAGTCCCTCGTTCGGCGCACGG CTGTATGGAGACGGGCATCACTACCCTGAGCATGACGGCATGTACAACTTGGAGATTGACG GGAAATCTGAAAGGGGCTACCCTGTTACACAG CCGCAGCTCTTGCCAGGTGATATTAGCATCCCAGGGTCCGATGGACTTTCCCCTCCGGGCATGAAAGTCTCCTCTCAGTTCTACAGCCCTCACCGCCGGAGGCCAGCCGACTCCAACATAG ATCCGCTGCCCAAAAAGATCCGGAAGGTTCCTCATGGACTGCCGACGTCCATTTCTTCG GCTTATCCAGGCTCCACCGGTGAGGACTATAACCAGGACAGCACCGGATACCCCGGATCTAAAGCTGGAAACCTTTATCCAGGCTTTTTTAACATGCAAG ATGGACTTCCGGATCATTGGGGTCAGTCTGGATATCCTCCTGTTATGAGTAACTCGCCTCACATCGGTCAGCCGGCCCCGTTCTCCTCCATAAACCCACAG AAGCGCCAGCCGTTGCCCCTGTCGCCGCAGAACTACCCTCTGCACGGGAGCGAGGTCAACATACCCTCCAGCTTCCATTCCTCTTCTGCTGGATACGGCGTTCCCAACCACACGCCGCCCATAAATGGAAGcgacagcatcatgg TAAACCGAGGTGGAAATGCAGGGAGCTCCGGCGCTGAGATCGGAAAAGCTCTTGCTTCG atATATCCCTCTgacaataacggcaacagctTCTCCTCGACCCCTTCCACCCCTGTGGGCTCTCCTTCAAATGTTGCGG CCTCTGCATCTCAGTGGCCCAAAGGTTCTTCTCAGCCTGCTCCATCGCCTGGATTTGAGACAGGACTGCAGGCACCG AGTAAGATGGATGACCGTCTAGGCGAAGCGCTTCATGTGTTGAGGAGCCATGCGGTAGGCACAGACATGCACAGTTTACTGAGCGCAGCCGTCTCTGGGCATCCAGCTGGTGCAGCGGCCCTGGGCTCCCTCAGTCAGGCCTTCGGGCTCGTCAGCCGTCTGCCCGGCCTG ATGTCAAATCTCAGTGATGATGCAGCAGGTTTACCACAGTCCAGCGCTCTCCTGCAGGGACACCACGGCTCCCATCAGGCTCCGCCCACTTCACAGTCCGACGCCTTTACCA GTCTGTCTCTGCCTCGCTCCTCTCACTCCTCCAGCTCGGATATAAAGCGGGAAGATAAGGAAGATGATGAGAACCTGTCTATTGCGGATAAATCAGACGATGAGAAGAAAGACGGAAAAAGCTGTACGCGATCGAG TCAAGACGACGAGGATGACGAGGACTTGCCGGTGGAGGTGAAGGCGGAGCGGGAGAAAGAGCGGCGCGTGGCCAATAACGCCCGTGAGCGTTTGCGCGTGCGCGACATCAACGAGGCCTTCAAAGAGCTGGGCCGCATGTGCCAGCTGCACCTGAGCAATGAGAAACCTCAGACCAAACTGCTCATCCTGCACCAGGCCGTAAACGTTATTCTCAACCTGGAGCAGCAAGTGCGAG